Proteins from a genomic interval of Treponema succinifaciens DSM 2489:
- the galE gene encoding UDP-glucose 4-epimerase GalE, with protein sequence MKVLVIGGAGYIGSHVVKELMAKNHEVTVFDNLSSGLIQNLFKKNEFIAGDILHPEDLDKAFARGFDAFIHLAAFKAAGESMIFPEKYSINNINGTLNILNAAVAHNCLNMVFSSSAATFGEPQYLPIDENHPKNPENYYGFTKLKIEEFMGWYDKLKNLKFAALRYFNAAGYDPEGVIYGLERNPANLLPVMMEVACGKRGKLKVFGSDYDTRDGTCIRDYIHVTDLASAHVLALEYIAKNKKSLTLNLGTGKGITVTEMLEATRRITGKEIPAEYVGRRAGDPAQLTASSKLAKEVLGWEPKYSDVDTLIKSTYDAYLKYYSEN encoded by the coding sequence ATGAAAGTTTTAGTTATTGGTGGCGCTGGATATATCGGAAGCCACGTTGTAAAAGAACTCATGGCGAAAAATCATGAAGTTACGGTTTTTGACAATCTTTCAAGCGGACTTATCCAGAATCTTTTTAAGAAGAATGAATTTATTGCAGGCGATATTCTTCATCCGGAAGATTTGGACAAAGCATTTGCACGCGGATTTGATGCTTTTATTCATCTTGCTGCGTTTAAGGCTGCCGGCGAGTCTATGATTTTTCCGGAAAAATATTCAATAAACAACATAAACGGAACTTTGAATATTTTGAATGCTGCTGTTGCGCACAACTGCCTTAACATGGTTTTCTCTTCAAGCGCAGCGACTTTTGGCGAGCCTCAGTATCTTCCTATTGATGAAAATCATCCTAAGAATCCTGAAAATTACTACGGATTTACAAAGCTTAAAATTGAAGAGTTCATGGGCTGGTACGATAAGCTTAAGAATCTGAAATTTGCTGCTCTTAGATATTTTAATGCGGCAGGATATGATCCTGAAGGCGTTATTTACGGACTTGAAAGAAATCCTGCAAACCTTCTTCCTGTGATGATGGAAGTTGCCTGCGGAAAGCGCGGCAAGCTTAAAGTTTTTGGAAGCGACTATGATACACGCGACGGAACTTGCATCCGTGATTATATTCATGTAACGGATTTGGCTTCTGCTCACGTTCTTGCTTTGGAATACATTGCAAAGAACAAAAAGAGCCTTACGCTCAACCTTGGAACAGGAAAGGGAATTACTGTTACAGAAATGCTTGAAGCTACTCGCCGCATAACGGGAAAAGAAATTCCTGCTGAATATGTTGGCAGACGCGCGGGAGATCCGGCTCAACTTACAGCTTCTTCTAAACTTGCAAAAGAAGTGCTTGGATGGGAGCCAAAATATAGTGATGTTGATACTTTGATAAAGTCAACTTATGATGCTTACTTAAAGTACTACAGTGAAAATTAG
- a CDS encoding M20 family metallo-hydrolase has protein sequence MNVDFEKIKNYIENNTCSMVELEKLLTSIPALAPENGGEGEEKKCAALEKWLLSNGIKNLKHYDAPDSRVPAGFRPNLVAEIPGEKNDFCIWVCAHLDVVPVGELSMWNTNPWQAVEKDGKIFGRGVEDNQQGLCSGVLAALSFVRQNIVPAHTLKLLFMADEEVGSKYGMNFLIENHKNIFGADDRILIPDGGDPLGQTIEVAEKSILWLKFHIIGKQAHGSRPDQGCNAKLASSYLALKVHELEKLFNAHDKMFEPSRSTFEPTMQYQNVSGVNIIPGDDVFCADCRILPQYSLDQVRAEVNKVIRETEESYGVKIQVEELQAEQSKATSVESHVAKELFEAIKNVHGVEPRFVGIGGGTVASGLRNAGIDAVVWSTMDELAHQPNEYAIVKNIAKDALTIAYMVCR, from the coding sequence ATGAATGTTGATTTTGAAAAGATAAAAAATTACATAGAAAATAACACTTGCAGCATGGTGGAGCTTGAAAAACTTTTGACTTCTATTCCTGCTCTTGCTCCTGAAAACGGCGGTGAGGGCGAAGAAAAAAAATGCGCGGCGCTTGAGAAGTGGCTTTTGTCAAACGGAATAAAAAATCTTAAGCATTATGATGCTCCAGACTCAAGAGTTCCTGCTGGATTCCGTCCGAATTTAGTCGCTGAAATTCCGGGTGAGAAAAATGATTTTTGCATTTGGGTTTGCGCGCATCTTGATGTTGTTCCTGTTGGCGAGCTTTCTATGTGGAATACAAATCCGTGGCAGGCTGTTGAAAAAGACGGAAAAATATTTGGCAGAGGAGTTGAGGACAATCAGCAGGGGCTTTGCAGCGGAGTTCTTGCGGCGTTGAGTTTTGTAAGGCAAAATATTGTTCCTGCTCATACTCTCAAGCTTCTGTTTATGGCTGATGAGGAAGTCGGCTCAAAGTATGGAATGAATTTTCTTATAGAAAACCACAAGAATATTTTTGGAGCAGATGATAGAATTCTTATTCCAGACGGCGGAGATCCTTTAGGACAGACAATCGAAGTTGCGGAAAAAAGTATTCTTTGGCTCAAGTTCCATATAATCGGAAAACAGGCGCATGGTTCTCGTCCTGATCAAGGCTGCAATGCAAAACTTGCTTCAAGCTATCTTGCTTTAAAGGTTCATGAACTTGAAAAACTTTTTAATGCGCATGACAAAATGTTTGAGCCTTCGCGTTCAACTTTTGAGCCGACGATGCAGTACCAGAATGTTTCCGGCGTGAATATAATTCCGGGCGATGATGTTTTCTGTGCAGACTGTCGTATTCTTCCGCAGTATTCACTTGACCAAGTACGCGCTGAAGTGAATAAAGTTATTCGGGAGACTGAAGAAAGTTACGGCGTAAAAATTCAAGTTGAAGAGCTTCAGGCGGAACAGTCAAAAGCAACATCTGTAGAATCCCATGTTGCAAAAGAACTTTTTGAAGCTATAAAAAATGTCCACGGAGTTGAACCTCGCTTTGTTGGCATTGGAGGCGGAACAGTTGCTTCTGGACTTCGAAATGCCGGAATTGACGCTGTTGTCTGGTCAACTATGGATGAACTTGCGCATCAGCCAAACGAATATGCAATCGTAAAAAATATCGCAAAGGATGCTCTTACAATTGCATATATGGTATGCAGGTGA
- a CDS encoding DUF4491 family protein produces the protein MLNFYGIIIAFASFFVIGIFHPIVIKGEYYFSEKICPVFLTAGILFCAVSIFTSGIVSVLCALIGGACLWSIRELKEQRKRVQKERFPQNKKRSQNASAQGKISEAIIIRPIQKKDNGQLSSIIRAIFEEFGAPKENSVYSDKATDFLFETFSENKKSEYFVAEQNGKILGGCGYFPTEGLPADCAEIVKFYLCPDSRGMKIRTKLFSLAEECARLAGYKKLYIESFPQFSSAVSMYKKNGFTELSSRLGNSGHTATAIHLIKEI, from the coding sequence ATGTTGAATTTTTACGGAATAATCATTGCGTTTGCATCATTTTTTGTAATTGGAATTTTTCATCCGATTGTTATAAAAGGCGAATATTATTTTTCTGAAAAAATCTGTCCGGTTTTTCTTACGGCAGGAATTTTATTTTGCGCAGTTTCTATTTTTACAAGCGGAATTGTTTCGGTTTTGTGCGCACTTATAGGAGGCGCGTGTCTTTGGAGCATAAGGGAACTTAAAGAGCAGAGAAAACGAGTTCAAAAAGAACGGTTCCCACAGAATAAAAAAAGAAGTCAAAATGCTTCTGCACAAGGAAAAATTTCAGAAGCGATAATAATCAGACCGATTCAGAAAAAAGACAACGGGCAGCTGTCTTCTATAATCCGCGCAATATTTGAAGAGTTCGGAGCACCAAAAGAAAATTCCGTTTATTCAGACAAGGCAACAGATTTTCTTTTTGAAACATTCAGCGAAAATAAAAAATCAGAATATTTTGTTGCGGAACAGAACGGAAAAATTCTTGGCGGCTGCGGATATTTTCCAACTGAAGGACTTCCGGCGGATTGCGCTGAAATTGTAAAATTTTACCTTTGCCCGGATTCACGCGGAATGAAAATCAGAACAAAGCTTTTCAGCCTTGCCGAAGAATGCGCAAGACTTGCAGGCTACAAAAAACTTTACATTGAATCGTTCCCGCAGTTTTCAAGCGCAGTTTCAATGTACAAGAAAAACGGCTTTACAGAACTTTCTTCACGGCTTGGAAATTCTGGACATACCGCGACAGCAATTCACTTGATAAAAGAAATTTAA